The following DNA comes from Eretmochelys imbricata isolate rEreImb1 chromosome 2, rEreImb1.hap1, whole genome shotgun sequence.
AATGTTCCTGTTTTGTAGGAATGGTAAAGTATGCAACCCAGCTAAGTGTCATACATAGTCTGCTGACTATCCCTCTGACTTAAAAATAGTTAGCAATTAATTAACTATACATTTATGAATTTAGAAGGGAGAAGATAGCAAAAATATAATTAAGTAGATGCTgaaattaacttttttctttgtaTCTTAATGCTAAATCTTTCTATTTGTTTCAGCATAGATCATGCAGACACCTGTCTCTAGTGCTGTACACCTGAGTGAATggcagaagaattactttgcTATTACCTCTGACACCTGTACACCAGGACAGAAGGCAGATGGATACCGTGCACAGATTCTGCGCATTCAGTATGCATGGGCAAACTCTGAGATCTCCCAGGTCTGTGCTACCAACCTGTTCAAAAAATATGCAGAGAAATACTCTGCCATTATTGACTCTGACAACACAGAGACTGGCTTGAATAACTATGctgaaaacattttgactttggcAAGATGTCAGCAAAATGACAGTGACAAGTGGCAGTCCTCCTTGACAACAAGTAATGTGTTTGAATTAAAGAGTGTTCAAGAGTTGATGCAAGCTGGCAAAAAGTTCCAAAGCTCTCTGATGGCACCAGCAGATGCCTTTGTGGTAGTTGATAAGGAGGTCAGTGCCTCTGTTACTCCAGGTCTGCCTAAACTCAATGTGTGCAGCAGTGCTGTAGATACCGATCTCTGGGCTAGCTCATCAAAATGTATAAGTCAGGGACCAGATATTCTTGAGAGTCTCTCGTCTTTGAAATGTCTTCAAAGTAGTGTGCCTTCTGTGACCAAAACTACAGATATACTTCCTGCCTCCTCTGCCTCTTTAAATGAACTGCCTAATACAGGTTTCTGTGCAAGTCCATTATCCGGAAACAACAAAGCAGCAAGTGGCGGTTCTGTGAAACCCCCAAGTCATTTTGAGATTAGGCAGAATTTGTCTTTTTCTAATCACTCCTCTCTTCCGGCAGGGTCTGGAAACCCAgggaaaaggaaaacattttataGCTCCAGTGATGAAAGCAGCAATACAACTTCTTCTAGCCTTGCTTCTTCCAAGCCCTCCACTAGTACAGAAGCCAAGAATTTTGTAGGGAGTGGAAATGGGAGTGAGGAGAGCAATGGTTTTAAAACTGCAAAAGAACAGCTCTGGGTAGACCAGCAAAAGAAATATCACAATCAGCCTCAACGCACACCAGTCTCATCCTATGGTGGTATTAAAAAATCTTTGGGAGCTGGAAGGTCTCGGGGTCCATTTGGAAAATTTGTCCCTCCGGTGCCAAGACAAGATGGGAATGAAAATGGAGGGCCGCAGTATAAACCTTATGGCGCTGGACCAACAGAGTCTTCATTTCCAGTGGATGAACGTTTGAAGAACATAGAACCAAAAATGATTGAACTTATTATGCACGAGATCATGGACCATGGACCTCCAGTGAACTGGGATGACATTGCTGGAGTAGACTTTGCTAAAGCAACTATAAAGGAGATAGTAGTCTGGCCTATGCTGAGACCAGACATCTTTACAGGGTTACGTGGTCCTCCCAAAGGAATTCTTCTCTTTGGCCCCCCTGGGACAGGCAAGACTCTTATAGGCAAGTGCATTGCGTGTCAATCAGGAGCTACTTTTTTTAGCATTAGTGCCTCTTCGCTGACCTCCAAGTGGGTAGGTGAGGGGGAAAAGATGGTCCGTGCACTGTTCACTGTGGCACGATGTCAGCAGCCAGCTGTGATTTTCATTGATGAAATCGATTCTCTCTTGTCTCAGCGTGGAGATGGGGAACATGAATCTTCTAGAAgaataaaaactgaatttttagTCCAGTTGGATGGAGCAACAACCTCGTCTGAAGACCGTATTCTAGTGGTGGGAGCAACAAATCGTCCGCAAGAAATTGATGAGGCTGCCCGAAGAAGACTGGTAAAAAGGCTGTACATCCCTCTTCCTGAAGCTTCAGCTAGGAAGCAGATTGTAACTCGTCTGATGTCAAAGGAGCACTGCTGTCTAAGAGAAGAGGAAGTTGAGCTCATAGTTAAAAAATCTGATGGATTTTCTGGGGCAGACATGACACAGCTCTGTCGAGAAGCTTCTTTAGGTCCTATCCGTAGCCTTCAGTCCCTGGACATTGCAACCATCACACCCGAACAAGTTCGGCCTATTTCTTTTCTTGACTTTGACAATGCTTTCAAAACTGTGCGACCCAGTGTGTCTTCAAAAGATCTGGAACTATATGAAAACTGGAACCAAACATTTGGTTGTGGAAGATAATTGCATCTGAATTGTTGTGCagaagtttttctctctctcgctgCCTCACACGTACACACATTAAGATCAGTGGTAATTTACAGTGTTCAATTTTGGTTATAACAATTTTTTGTAATAAAGCTATTTTAATAAATGTGATGAAATTAATTACTGGATTGTATGCTGCTTCCTTGCCATGAGTTTTGAGAATGAAATGCATTTCAGTGCAGAAAGTTTGCAGTAGGCTCTCAACCAgaggatgttgagaaggccaagacaataacaaggttaaaaaaagaactagataaattcatggaggataggtccatcaatgactattagccaggatgggcagggatggtgtccctagcctctgttttccagaagatgggaatgggcgacgggatggattaCCTGTtgtgtccattccctctggggcacctgacattggccactgtcagaagacaggatactgggctagatggacctttggcctgacccaatatggctgtttttatgtcctttaacCTCCACAATAGCTGGAAAGAGCAACCCACCCACATCAACCAATGGAGAGCAcccacaaaacaaataaaacccaaTATTATTTCTGTACAATGCTAATGATTGTACTCTTTAATAATCTTATTCAGTACAGTATGCAAATCTGAGATATTGGGCATACATGCTTTAACCATACGAATGGTAATTTATGGTGTTCATAAAGTAGTTTGTTCTGTAACCTTTCATATACATTACGAAACAGTTTTCTCTGGTTCTGAGCCCATAAACAGTTGCAGTAGTTTGGATCTTGCACCCGCACGGAATGACACTGAAGTGAGGATTTGTGCAGGTATGAGGTCCATATTAGCACATCATTTGCAGTATTTCATAATAGTAACCAGAAGAATTCTGATATAATATACTTTGTGGTCATTGAACGCAAAGAGGGTATTATTCTCATGTTTTGGTATGCTTTATCACACATGTGCTGTCTCCTAGTAAAAGGTATCaattggaatttaaaaaaaaaaaatgcaatactgattttaaaaacGCAAGTTTCTCTCGCGTAGCCTGTGATTAACTGTAATAttatctttatttaatgtttacaGTATCTCTCTGATTTATCTTCATTTGTTTTTGCGTGAGCGTAATTTTAAGATACAGATTGTTTTAACAAAGGAGTTAAATGTAAAGTTCTTAAAACTGAGTTTTTCTTCTACATCAGTGTGATGATAGAAA
Coding sequences within:
- the FIGNL1 gene encoding fidgetin-like protein 1: MQTPVSSAVHLSEWQKNYFAITSDTCTPGQKADGYRAQILRIQYAWANSEISQVCATNLFKKYAEKYSAIIDSDNTETGLNNYAENILTLARCQQNDSDKWQSSLTTSNVFELKSVQELMQAGKKFQSSLMAPADAFVVVDKEVSASVTPGLPKLNVCSSAVDTDLWASSSKCISQGPDILESLSSLKCLQSSVPSVTKTTDILPASSASLNELPNTGFCASPLSGNNKAASGGSVKPPSHFEIRQNLSFSNHSSLPAGSGNPGKRKTFYSSSDESSNTTSSSLASSKPSTSTEAKNFVGSGNGSEESNGFKTAKEQLWVDQQKKYHNQPQRTPVSSYGGIKKSLGAGRSRGPFGKFVPPVPRQDGNENGGPQYKPYGAGPTESSFPVDERLKNIEPKMIELIMHEIMDHGPPVNWDDIAGVDFAKATIKEIVVWPMLRPDIFTGLRGPPKGILLFGPPGTGKTLIGKCIACQSGATFFSISASSLTSKWVGEGEKMVRALFTVARCQQPAVIFIDEIDSLLSQRGDGEHESSRRIKTEFLVQLDGATTSSEDRILVVGATNRPQEIDEAARRRLVKRLYIPLPEASARKQIVTRLMSKEHCCLREEEVELIVKKSDGFSGADMTQLCREASLGPIRSLQSLDIATITPEQVRPISFLDFDNAFKTVRPSVSSKDLELYENWNQTFGCGR